Part of the Effusibacillus pohliae DSM 22757 genome is shown below.
ACCAAACGGGCGTGGATTGAAAACCATTACGGCGTGTTGGAGATTACGGGCCCGGATCTGGTAGAGACGGGGAAAAAACAGGCTGCCAAATTTGGCGCCGAACTGGTTCTGGGAAAAGCGCTCAACGTTGTGAAACTGGAGGAAGGATTCCGGATCGAACTGGAGGGTCAGCAGTTTGAGGCGCAGCATGTCATCCTGGCGACCGGTGTCGCCGTCGATCTGGCGGAAAAAATCGGGCTGAAAACGAAACCGGCAACCGAACCGCGGATCAAGACGGTGATCGACGTGGACGCAAACGGCAGGACCAATGTTGATGGAATCTGGGCAGCCGGGACGGCAGCCGGGGTAAGCGTTCACACGATTGTGACTGCCGGCGACGGAGCCAAGGTGGCGATTAATGTGATCAGCGAGTTGAACGGCGAGCGGTACGTCGATCATGATGTGCTGAAGTAAGTTCCAGTTCGGCCGACAAATACTCATCCAGCGGAACGATTTTATACCCTTCCCGTTGTAAATCGTCGAGAATCAACGGCAGCGACTGAACGGTCAACGACCGGTCGAGTTCGCCGTCGTGCGCCAGCAAAATGCCACCGTGCCGCTCGCGAATCAGCCGCATCACTCTGGCTCGCACCGCCTCCGGCGTTTGCGTGCTGCGGTTTTCCACACAGACATTCCACAGCACCATCTGTTTGTTCATTTTGTTGACCGTGTCAGTGATCGCGTCGCTGATGTTGCCGCGGGGAGGACGAAAATAGGGAGAAACCGCATGCGGCGAACCCAAGATTTGCACCAGCACCGTGTCCGTATCCGACAGTTCCTTATAGACTTGATCGCGATCCAATTTTTCCAGTTCGGGATGCGTGAACGAATGGTTTGCGATCAGATGCCCCTGTTTCACGATTTCCCGCGTCAAATCCGGATGGGCGAGAGCGTTT
Proteins encoded:
- a CDS encoding FAD-dependent oxidoreductase; protein product: MYDIAVIGAGPAGASAALFAAKAGKKTLVIDNDQSITKRAWIENHYGVLEITGPDLVETGKKQAAKFGAELVLGKALNVVKLEEGFRIELEGQQFEAQHVILATGVAVDLAEKIGLKTKPATEPRIKTVIDVDANGRTNVDGIWAAGTAAGVSVHTIVTAGDGAKVAINVISELNGERYVDHDVLK
- a CDS encoding polysaccharide deacetylase family protein, whose protein sequence is MKRWILLTGLLAAAVLAVVLRVPHAKSALAYVPDHMVTLTFDDGPDPRFTPEILEMLKQRHLTATFFVVGQNALAHPDLTREIVKQGHLIANHSFTHPELEKLDRDQVYKELSDTDTVLVQILGSPHAVSPYFRPPRGNISDAITDTVNKMNKQMVLWNVCVENRSTQTPEAVRARVMRLIRERHGGILLAHDGELDRSLTVQSLPLILDDLQREGYKIVPLDEYLSAELELTSAHHDRRTARRSTR